A window of Vigna unguiculata cultivar IT97K-499-35 chromosome 4, ASM411807v1, whole genome shotgun sequence contains these coding sequences:
- the LOC114182405 gene encoding embryo-specific protein ATS3B-like isoform X3 translates to MQKKMMKQVLLFLCFASALTLSFSESKSDSLQNPDTDSFSFGYIQTKTPENCSYLVIISTSCSSPKFTWEKIGIAFGDAHGNEIWCSG, encoded by the exons ATGcagaagaaaatgatgaagcaGGTTCTTCTTTTCCTCTGCTTTGCCTCTGCTTTAACCCTTTCATTCTCAGAGTCCAAATCTGATTCTCTTCAAAATCCTGATACTGATTCCTTCTCTTTTGGCTATATTCAG ACGAAGACCCCAGAGAACTGTTCTTACCTTGTGATTATATCTACAAGTTGTTCATCACCCAAGTTCACATGGGAGAAGATCGGAATTGCTTTTGGAGATGCTCATGGCAACGAG ATCTGGTGCAGTGGATGA
- the LOC114182405 gene encoding embryo-specific protein ATS3B-like isoform X2 translates to MQKKMMKQVLLFLCFASALTLSFSESKSDSLQNPDTDSFSFGYIQTKTPENCSYLVIISTSCSSPKFTWEKIGIAFGDAHGNEVYKPRLDGPGIFEQCSLDVFQINGACLSDICYLYLYRSGAVDDWKPESVKICYNNTWFPIINIHFSLPDAKWYGHYWCNTSHPPYLANGLPFRNGVFF, encoded by the exons ATGcagaagaaaatgatgaagcaGGTTCTTCTTTTCCTCTGCTTTGCCTCTGCTTTAACCCTTTCATTCTCAGAGTCCAAATCTGATTCTCTTCAAAATCCTGATACTGATTCCTTCTCTTTTGGCTATATTCAG ACGAAGACCCCAGAGAACTGTTCTTACCTTGTGATTATATCTACAAGTTGTTCATCACCCAAGTTCACATGGGAGAAGATCGGAATTGCTTTTGGAGATGCTCATGGCAACGAG GTATACAAACCAAGATTAGATGGTCCAGGGATATTCGAGCAATGTTCTTTAGATGTATTTCAGATAAATGGGGCATGTTTATCTGATATTTGTTATCTGTACCTATATAGATCTGGTGCAGTGGATGATTGGAAACCTGAATCAGTGAAAATCTGCTACAACAACACATGGTTTCCCATAATCAATATACACTTCTCCCTCCCTGATGCTAAATGGTATGGCCATTATTGGTGTAATACGAGTCATCCACCATATCTGGCAAATGGCCTTCCCTTCCGAAATGGTGTTTTTTTCTAG
- the LOC114182405 gene encoding embryo-specific protein ATS3B-like isoform X1, whose protein sequence is MQKKMMKQVLLFLCFASALTLSFSESKSDSLQNPDTDSFSFGYIQTKTPENCSYLVIISTSCSSPKFTWEKIGIAFGDAHGNEQVYKPRLDGPGIFEQCSLDVFQINGACLSDICYLYLYRSGAVDDWKPESVKICYNNTWFPIINIHFSLPDAKWYGHYWCNTSHPPYLANGLPFRNGVFF, encoded by the exons ATGcagaagaaaatgatgaagcaGGTTCTTCTTTTCCTCTGCTTTGCCTCTGCTTTAACCCTTTCATTCTCAGAGTCCAAATCTGATTCTCTTCAAAATCCTGATACTGATTCCTTCTCTTTTGGCTATATTCAG ACGAAGACCCCAGAGAACTGTTCTTACCTTGTGATTATATCTACAAGTTGTTCATCACCCAAGTTCACATGGGAGAAGATCGGAATTGCTTTTGGAGATGCTCATGGCAACGAG CAGGTATACAAACCAAGATTAGATGGTCCAGGGATATTCGAGCAATGTTCTTTAGATGTATTTCAGATAAATGGGGCATGTTTATCTGATATTTGTTATCTGTACCTATATAGATCTGGTGCAGTGGATGATTGGAAACCTGAATCAGTGAAAATCTGCTACAACAACACATGGTTTCCCATAATCAATATACACTTCTCCCTCCCTGATGCTAAATGGTATGGCCATTATTGGTGTAATACGAGTCATCCACCATATCTGGCAAATGGCCTTCCCTTCCGAAATGGTGTTTTTTTCTAG